In Pseudomonas sp. DNDY-54, a genomic segment contains:
- a CDS encoding ATP-binding protein, producing MPSLNRIILINTHLKGVVELVVDNHTNICGTNASGKTTLQRLVPVFYGEYPSRVVPSTRDSFERWYLPTDQSFIVYEYRRMDDELCQAVLAAASDGKGVDYRLIHKAFDLDDYIKDRQGERISCLTMNELGRSFKQMGVTTTNQLNTRQFRAIIQNDRSLLAADNQRIELRSLARQFSLCSGEHSLRHIEKLVRAVHSREGKMETIKSMIAAILEEDGVTPPTTHLNPQRVEDWIRDSQLIQGFDAIRPEFARLEGDHQELQSCEARLSGLLLAYRTDEPVLFARQEQLKDTLEQAGFALKQLEERWRDERDELSLSLSQAQGQIESAETQLTHIEEQYQGYLDANIDQAKADLEKLDGWKLELNNLKERLRLLTEQHADVQNAYLERKQEIQEQQQEALERLHDQERQLHDELAARNQQKNSAIGQLEKSFGNRQQEADGRFREQKHAVQLEQRSLEQQIASFSYSEEEVLSLNIFDRRLDEAEHKREEASQTLDTLIQEERTLLRQREEASQQLNLAARRVAERQRTRDEAEQLLYPRQNTLLEFLRREQPGWELQLGKVIEPALLQRTDLKPALSEPQSDSLYGVHLELAALETPEHASSEAELRHRLQLAEDNLQDAQHQQQQTEHHLAETSAALDALNPRLVVARTEVQNRKSDHQRLKEERAALKGRLEAALAERRLAAKKQLSDLGNVIKQLQLEQASLLEELEAQFQEARMETLAHWQQVIGDLDHRLAQLKAQIDNQRSTGKTELAACEQWYQNELKSRGVDETQLIHLKTDLRALDQRIRDTEARRADVNRYQEWYALSWLKVKPKLQDELTNQKVLATELRQRLDAASVQFKANRSALDKQRQQAQQAQVIVSDHLDNLKTLLRRLGELKLPREGTLAEGELDERLRHGQELLHSRDALLAAIKQHVDRFDTLIASKSGSSLAETWERSREECTRINERGIPNLDYRRLVPALDELLNKLVPQSLNGLREQGRIFGNELFTFFDILTDIDKRIANQSARITREVSEDLLLEGVSNSAVTIRSRITDLEFWPELRAFARAYLEWEESGFHDLPNDDYTGSMRRALEVLGRSALNSGIAGLLEIELRLREGRSDLVIRTDRQLNESSSHGMAYLILCKFLLAFTRLLRGHAPAVIHWPIDELGTLHHANVKKIFDACGNNSIRILGAFPNPDSEVLSLFANRYIVNKQTRQLQVVKPRLDVIGERLKARMAEETI from the coding sequence ATGCCCAGCCTCAATCGCATCATTCTCATAAACACGCACTTAAAGGGCGTCGTCGAGCTGGTAGTGGATAACCACACCAACATCTGCGGTACTAACGCATCCGGCAAGACCACGCTTCAGCGCCTGGTGCCGGTGTTCTATGGCGAATACCCGAGCCGGGTCGTGCCGTCCACGCGCGACAGTTTCGAGCGCTGGTATCTACCCACTGATCAGAGCTTCATCGTCTATGAATACCGGCGCATGGACGACGAGCTGTGTCAGGCCGTGCTCGCCGCTGCCAGTGACGGCAAAGGTGTGGACTACCGTTTGATACACAAAGCCTTCGATCTGGACGACTACATCAAGGATCGTCAGGGCGAACGCATCAGCTGCCTGACCATGAACGAGCTTGGCCGCTCGTTCAAACAGATGGGCGTGACGACGACCAATCAGCTGAACACCCGTCAGTTTCGCGCCATCATCCAGAACGACCGGAGCCTGCTCGCGGCCGATAACCAGCGCATCGAGCTGCGCAGTTTGGCCCGGCAGTTCTCGCTGTGCTCGGGCGAGCATTCGCTGCGCCATATCGAAAAGCTGGTACGCGCAGTGCATTCGCGCGAAGGCAAGATGGAAACCATCAAATCGATGATCGCGGCCATCCTTGAAGAGGATGGCGTGACGCCGCCCACGACTCACCTGAACCCGCAGCGGGTCGAGGATTGGATTCGGGACAGCCAGTTGATTCAGGGTTTCGATGCGATCCGGCCCGAATTTGCCCGATTGGAAGGCGATCATCAGGAGCTGCAAAGCTGCGAGGCGCGCCTGAGCGGACTGCTGCTGGCCTATCGCACTGACGAGCCCGTGTTGTTTGCGCGCCAGGAACAGCTCAAGGACACGTTGGAACAGGCCGGTTTCGCGCTCAAGCAGCTTGAAGAAAGGTGGCGCGATGAACGCGACGAACTTTCCCTCTCGCTTTCCCAGGCCCAGGGCCAGATTGAAAGCGCAGAAACTCAGCTGACCCACATCGAGGAGCAATACCAGGGCTACCTCGACGCCAACATCGATCAAGCCAAGGCCGACCTCGAAAAACTCGATGGCTGGAAGCTTGAATTGAACAATCTCAAGGAACGCTTACGACTGCTTACCGAGCAGCATGCGGACGTTCAGAATGCCTACCTGGAGCGCAAACAGGAAATTCAGGAGCAACAGCAGGAAGCGCTGGAGCGCCTGCACGACCAGGAGCGTCAGCTGCACGACGAGCTGGCCGCACGCAACCAACAGAAGAACAGCGCCATTGGCCAGTTGGAAAAATCGTTCGGCAACCGTCAACAGGAGGCAGACGGCCGTTTTCGCGAGCAGAAGCACGCCGTCCAGTTGGAGCAGCGCAGCCTCGAACAGCAGATCGCCAGTTTCAGCTACAGCGAAGAAGAAGTCCTTAGCCTGAACATTTTCGATCGCCGCCTGGATGAGGCCGAACACAAGCGCGAAGAAGCCAGCCAGACACTGGATACCTTGATTCAAGAAGAGCGCACATTGCTGCGACAGCGCGAGGAAGCCAGCCAGCAGCTCAACCTGGCCGCTCGCCGCGTGGCCGAACGGCAACGAACGCGGGACGAAGCCGAACAGCTCCTCTACCCACGTCAGAACACCTTGCTCGAATTCCTGCGCCGCGAACAGCCTGGTTGGGAATTGCAGCTGGGTAAGGTGATCGAGCCGGCCCTGCTGCAGCGAACCGACCTCAAACCCGCGCTCAGCGAGCCGCAGAGCGATAGCCTGTATGGCGTACACCTCGAACTGGCTGCTCTGGAAACGCCCGAGCACGCCTCTAGCGAAGCCGAGTTACGTCATCGTCTGCAGCTCGCCGAGGACAACCTGCAAGATGCGCAGCATCAGCAGCAGCAGACGGAGCACCACCTGGCGGAGACCAGTGCAGCCCTGGACGCGCTCAACCCTCGACTTGTCGTTGCCCGTACAGAGGTCCAGAACCGCAAGAGCGATCATCAGCGACTCAAGGAAGAACGTGCGGCGCTCAAAGGGCGTCTGGAAGCCGCATTAGCCGAACGCCGCCTAGCGGCAAAAAAACAGCTCAGTGACCTGGGCAACGTGATCAAACAACTCCAATTGGAACAGGCGAGCCTGCTGGAAGAGCTGGAAGCGCAATTCCAGGAAGCCCGAATGGAGACCCTGGCCCATTGGCAGCAAGTGATCGGTGATCTTGATCACCGCCTGGCACAGCTCAAGGCCCAGATCGATAACCAGCGAAGCACCGGCAAGACGGAGCTGGCCGCCTGTGAACAGTGGTATCAGAACGAGTTGAAATCTCGCGGCGTAGATGAAACCCAGCTGATCCATCTCAAGACCGACCTGCGCGCGCTCGATCAGCGCATCAGGGATACCGAAGCCCGCCGGGCGGACGTCAACCGCTACCAGGAGTGGTATGCGTTGAGCTGGCTCAAGGTCAAACCCAAGCTGCAGGATGAGCTGACCAATCAGAAGGTACTGGCCACCGAACTCAGACAGCGGCTGGACGCTGCTTCTGTCCAGTTCAAGGCCAACCGCAGCGCGCTGGACAAGCAACGGCAGCAGGCTCAGCAAGCTCAGGTCATCGTCAGCGACCACCTGGACAACCTGAAAACACTGCTGCGTCGCTTGGGCGAGCTCAAGCTTCCGCGTGAAGGCACGTTAGCCGAAGGCGAGCTCGATGAGCGCCTGCGGCACGGGCAGGAACTGCTGCATAGCCGCGACGCCCTGCTCGCCGCCATCAAACAGCACGTCGATCGTTTCGACACGCTGATTGCGAGCAAATCCGGCTCCAGCCTGGCGGAAACCTGGGAGCGCAGCCGTGAGGAATGCACCCGCATCAACGAACGGGGCATTCCCAACCTGGATTACCGTCGCTTGGTCCCAGCGCTCGACGAGCTGCTCAACAAGCTGGTACCGCAAAGCCTCAACGGCTTGCGCGAGCAAGGGCGGATATTCGGAAATGAGCTGTTTACCTTCTTCGACATCCTGACGGATATCGATAAACGCATCGCCAACCAGAGCGCCCGGATCACCCGTGAGGTCAGTGAAGACTTGCTACTCGAAGGCGTATCCAATTCCGCGGTGACGATCCGTTCGCGCATCACTGACTTGGAGTTTTGGCCAGAGCTGCGTGCTTTTGCCCGCGCCTACCTGGAATGGGAAGAAAGCGGCTTCCACGATCTGCCGAACGACGACTACACCGGCAGCATGCGGCGCGCCCTGGAAGTCCTCGGACGCTCAGCGTTGAACAGCGGTATTGCCGGTTTGTTGGAGATCGAACTGCGCCTACGTGAGGGTCGAAGCGACCTTGTCATCCGTACCGATCGCCAACTCAACGAATCGTCCAGTCACGGGATGGCTTATCTGATTCTCTGCAAGTTTTTGCTGGCGTTCACCCGGCTGCTGCGTGGTCACGCGCCGGCAGTTATTCATTGGCCGATCGACGAGTTGGGCACCTTGCATCACGCCAATGTGAAGAAAATTTTCGATGCATGCGGCAACAACTCGATCCGCATCCTCGGCGCGTTCCCCAATCCGGACTCTGAAGTGCTGTCGCTGTTTGCCAACCGCTACATCGTCAACAAACAGACCCGCCAGCTGCAGGTAGTCAAACCGCGTCTGGACGTAATCGGCGAAAGGCTCAAGGCCCGCATGGCCGAGGAGACCATCTGA
- the thrH gene encoding bifunctional phosphoserine phosphatase/homoserine phosphotransferase ThrH, with amino-acid sequence MEIACLDLEGVLVPEIWIAFAEATGIESLRATTRDIPDYDVLMKQRLRILDEHGLKLSDIQAVIATLKPLDGAVEFVDWLRERFQVVILSDTFYEFSQPLMRQLGFPTLLCHKLIVDENDRVVDYQLRQKDPKRQSVIALKSLYYRVIAAGDSYNDTTMLSEAHAGILFHAPDNVIAEFPQFPAVHTFEELKQEFLKASNRKLSL; translated from the coding sequence GTGGAAATAGCCTGTCTCGACCTGGAAGGTGTGTTGGTTCCGGAAATATGGATCGCCTTTGCCGAGGCCACCGGAATCGAATCGCTCCGGGCGACCACGCGGGACATTCCTGACTACGATGTGCTGATGAAGCAGCGCCTGCGTATTCTCGATGAGCACGGGCTGAAGCTGTCGGATATTCAGGCGGTCATCGCTACCCTGAAGCCACTGGACGGTGCCGTCGAGTTCGTCGACTGGCTGCGCGAGCGTTTCCAGGTGGTGATCCTGTCGGATACGTTCTATGAGTTTTCGCAACCGCTGATGCGTCAGCTGGGCTTTCCGACGCTGCTTTGCCACAAGCTGATCGTCGACGAGAACGATCGTGTGGTCGACTACCAGCTGCGCCAGAAAGACCCCAAGCGCCAGTCTGTCATCGCGCTGAAGAGCCTGTACTACCGCGTGATCGCGGCCGGCGATTCCTACAACGACACCACCATGCTCAGCGAAGCCCACGCTGGCATCCTCTTTCATGCACCGGATAACGTTATCGCGGAATTCCCGCAGTTCCCAGCCGTGCATACCTTCGAGGAGCTCAAGCAGGAATTTCTCAAGGCGTCCAATCGCAAACTGTCGCTGTAA
- a CDS encoding phosphoenolpyruvate carboxylase: protein MNNNLHQAGVRFLRQLGRHAESIMGAYLAGSVSDESLEPGVQERLIKDGILYRPEPGADLHLRRVVRALLEEALRDDRNRQIDANTGTTLAAFKTLAAHYKEAHHQGDFPAADAYLADLREHVYSFTEGLSHSIRVLWSRINNEFGYVGSLAAKIRENELAQSQVSELLNGLEMIDFQELADTAGDLRELRRLLVASLQRSVSACSQELSIVQGRLLELLGRFRKIQGRTLLLKGWLLHGEQQPDYQVGNHAARSQLPQLLSIAPPTLTPAAVNIHASSHEADLLALLAQIKASQQTENNLTPLPEAEELLLQEIDSFEVQASPIQEAVQDYLCHVIENGRPVTALTWHSQQALPWETESWLYQVIGGYEALPDDQKGHFELDLQGESHPVYSGNYIVRDIALWLA from the coding sequence ATGAACAACAACCTGCATCAGGCGGGCGTGCGTTTCCTGCGTCAGCTGGGTCGGCATGCCGAATCAATTATGGGTGCCTATCTGGCTGGCTCCGTTTCAGACGAGAGCCTGGAGCCCGGCGTACAGGAGCGACTGATCAAGGACGGCATTCTGTATCGCCCCGAGCCTGGCGCCGATCTCCATTTACGCCGAGTAGTGCGCGCACTGCTCGAGGAAGCGCTGCGCGACGACCGCAATCGGCAAATCGACGCCAACACCGGTACGACCCTGGCGGCGTTCAAGACCTTGGCTGCGCATTACAAGGAAGCGCATCACCAAGGCGACTTCCCCGCAGCAGATGCGTACCTGGCCGATTTACGTGAGCATGTCTATAGCTTCACCGAGGGGTTGAGCCACAGCATTCGCGTGCTGTGGAGCCGGATCAACAATGAGTTCGGTTACGTCGGCAGCCTTGCTGCCAAAATCCGGGAAAACGAGCTGGCTCAGTCGCAGGTAAGCGAACTCCTTAACGGGCTGGAGATGATCGATTTCCAGGAGCTGGCGGATACTGCGGGCGATTTGAGAGAGCTACGGCGCCTTCTGGTCGCCAGCCTGCAACGAAGCGTCAGTGCCTGTTCGCAAGAGCTGAGCATCGTCCAGGGTCGGTTGTTGGAGCTACTCGGACGCTTCCGGAAGATCCAAGGTCGTACCCTGTTGCTCAAGGGCTGGCTGTTACACGGCGAACAGCAGCCGGACTACCAAGTCGGTAACCATGCCGCCCGGTCACAGTTGCCGCAGCTCCTAAGCATTGCCCCCCCTACTCTGACCCCGGCTGCCGTGAACATCCATGCCAGTAGTCATGAAGCCGATCTCCTCGCCCTCCTAGCGCAAATCAAGGCCTCGCAACAGACGGAGAATAACCTCACCCCGCTACCGGAAGCCGAGGAGCTGCTGCTTCAAGAGATCGACAGTTTCGAGGTTCAAGCCAGTCCAATCCAGGAGGCGGTGCAAGACTATCTCTGCCATGTGATCGAGAACGGCCGCCCCGTCACCGCGCTAACGTGGCACTCACAACAGGCACTGCCCTGGGAAACAGAATCCTGGTTGTACCAGGTGATAGGCGGTTACGAAGCCCTGCCCGATGATCAGAAGGGCCACTTCGAACTGGACCTGCAGGGTGAATCCCATCCGGTCTACAGCGGCAACTACATCGTGCGGGACATTGCCCTGTGGCTAGCCTAG
- the pabB gene encoding aminodeoxychorismate synthase component I codes for MPVCTLYSLEYKPDPASWFGRIRHAPGAVLLDSGRPVAMRGRYDLLSAWPLDTFEPEPDESGAVFFQRLRQALTLLGHADLPYDCALPFAGGLIGLLAYDFGGRLETLPNRALDDLGLPAARFGLYSWALINDHELKRSHLLFHPSLEDAEQQRLIQLFVGDAGDAGEYDHTPFELQAKFTADLDADSYQHAVERIQRYIREGDCYQVNFAQRFRSPYKGDEWEAYCRVRNACPTPFSGFIAIDDGAIASFSPERFLRLTEGRVETRPIKGTRPRGANLQTDAEQAQALLTSAKDRAENLMIVDLMRNDLGRSCQIGSVQVPELFSLESYPNVHHLVSCVSGTLAEHQDAFDLLAGSFPGGSITGAPKIRAMQIIDELEATNRSIYCGSLLYIDVRGEMDSSIAIRTLLLKDRQISCWGGGGIVADSDWNAEYDESISKVKVLMEALEPVTP; via the coding sequence ATGCCTGTCTGCACCCTTTATTCCCTCGAATACAAACCCGACCCTGCAAGCTGGTTCGGGCGCATTCGTCACGCCCCTGGTGCGGTACTGCTGGATTCAGGCAGGCCAGTTGCCATGCGGGGGCGCTATGATCTGCTCAGCGCCTGGCCACTCGATACGTTTGAACCTGAGCCAGACGAATCGGGCGCTGTTTTTTTTCAGCGCCTGCGCCAAGCATTGACGCTCTTAGGCCACGCCGACCTGCCTTACGATTGCGCCCTGCCCTTTGCAGGCGGCCTGATTGGCCTGTTGGCCTATGATTTCGGCGGACGACTCGAGACGTTACCGAACCGCGCTCTGGATGATCTGGGCCTACCTGCCGCAAGATTTGGCCTCTATTCATGGGCCCTGATCAACGATCACGAGCTCAAGCGCAGCCATCTTCTGTTCCATCCCAGCCTTGAGGATGCGGAGCAGCAGCGGCTGATCCAGTTGTTCGTTGGCGACGCTGGCGACGCTGGCGAATACGATCACACTCCATTCGAGCTTCAGGCAAAGTTCACCGCTGACCTCGACGCCGACAGCTACCAGCATGCCGTCGAGAGAATCCAACGGTATATACGCGAAGGCGATTGTTACCAGGTCAATTTTGCGCAGCGCTTCCGGTCGCCGTATAAAGGCGATGAGTGGGAAGCTTACTGTCGCGTGCGTAACGCTTGCCCCACCCCTTTTTCTGGCTTTATCGCGATAGACGATGGCGCCATCGCCAGCTTCTCACCTGAGCGTTTCCTCAGGCTCACCGAAGGTCGCGTTGAGACACGACCGATCAAGGGCACTCGCCCGCGTGGCGCAAACCTGCAAACCGATGCGGAGCAAGCCCAGGCACTGCTGACAAGCGCCAAGGATCGAGCGGAAAACCTCATGATCGTCGATCTAATGCGCAACGACCTCGGTCGCAGTTGCCAGATCGGTAGCGTGCAGGTTCCCGAGTTGTTCTCGCTGGAAAGCTACCCCAACGTGCACCACCTGGTCAGTTGCGTCAGCGGAACCCTGGCTGAGCATCAGGACGCGTTCGACCTCCTCGCGGGGAGTTTCCCCGGCGGCTCGATTACCGGCGCACCAAAGATCCGCGCCATGCAGATCATCGACGAACTGGAGGCCACCAATCGCTCGATCTACTGCGGCTCGCTGCTTTACATCGACGTTCGCGGCGAAATGGACAGCTCCATCGCCATCCGCACACTTCTGCTAAAGGATCGGCAGATCAGCTGCTGGGGTGGCGGCGGGATCGTCGCAGACTCCGATTGGAATGCGGAATACGACGAGTCAATCAGCAAGGTCAAGGTGCTCATGGAAGCGCTGGAACCGGTCACGCCTTAA
- a CDS encoding alpha-L-glutamate ligase-like protein → MFGLIKTWKALEAKGIMGINRRNADYVLKYNKRNLYPIVDDKIITKERALEAGIHVPEMYGVIETEKDIEKLSDIVKDHVDFVVKPAQGAGGDGILVIADRFEGRYRTVSGKIITHEEIEHQISNILTGLYSLGGHRDRALIEYRVTPDPIFKSISYEGVPDIRIIVLMGYPVMAMLRLPTRQSGGKANLHQGAIGVGVDLATGITLRGTWLNNKITKHPDTTNAVDGVQLPNWDGFMKLAAGCYELCGLGYIGVDMVLDQDKGPLILELNARPGLNIQIANDCGLTHRAHAVESRIAELKEKGIQETPEERVAFAQQLFGHIPAHV, encoded by the coding sequence ATGTTCGGTCTAATCAAGACATGGAAGGCCCTGGAAGCCAAGGGCATCATGGGCATCAACCGCCGTAACGCGGACTATGTGCTCAAGTACAACAAGCGCAACCTGTACCCAATCGTCGATGACAAGATCATCACCAAGGAACGGGCACTGGAGGCGGGCATTCACGTCCCAGAGATGTACGGGGTCATCGAGACCGAAAAGGATATCGAGAAGCTCTCAGACATCGTCAAAGACCATGTCGATTTCGTCGTCAAACCGGCGCAGGGCGCCGGCGGCGATGGCATTCTCGTGATAGCCGATCGCTTCGAAGGTCGCTACCGGACGGTGTCCGGAAAAATCATCACGCATGAGGAGATCGAGCATCAGATCTCCAACATCCTGACAGGTCTCTATTCGCTGGGCGGACACCGTGATCGCGCGTTGATCGAATACCGCGTCACGCCGGACCCGATCTTCAAGAGCATCAGTTATGAGGGCGTTCCGGATATCCGCATTATTGTGCTGATGGGTTACCCGGTCATGGCGATGCTGCGCCTGCCGACGCGCCAATCCGGCGGCAAAGCCAACCTCCACCAGGGCGCAATTGGCGTTGGCGTCGATCTTGCGACCGGCATTACATTGCGCGGTACTTGGCTGAACAACAAGATCACCAAGCATCCGGATACCACGAACGCGGTGGATGGCGTGCAGCTCCCGAACTGGGACGGCTTCATGAAGCTAGCGGCAGGCTGCTACGAACTGTGCGGGCTTGGCTATATCGGCGTCGATATGGTGCTGGACCAAGACAAGGGCCCGCTGATTCTTGAGCTCAACGCACGTCCAGGTCTCAACATCCAGATCGCCAACGACTGCGGCCTGACTCACCGTGCGCATGCGGTAGAATCACGCATCGCCGAACTCAAGGAAAAAGGCATTCAGGAGACCCCGGAAGAGCGAGTGGCATTCGCCCAACAGCTGTTTGGGCATATTCCAGCGCACGTCTAG
- a CDS encoding phosphoadenylyl-sulfate reductase, protein MSQTIDVAELAAAYAGKSPQDILKLAFDLFGDDLWISFSGAEDVVLVDMAWKLNKNVKVFSLDTGRLHSETYRFIENVREHYGLSIEIMTPDPALLQPLVNEKGLFSFYRDGHGECCGIRKIEPLRRKLAGVRAWATGQRRDQSPGTRSQVSVLEIDTAFSTPEHTLYKFNPLAQMTSEEVWGYIRMLEVPYNSLHERGFISIGCEPCTRPVLPSQHEREGRWWWEESTQKECGLHAGNLIARA, encoded by the coding sequence ATGAGCCAAACAATTGATGTCGCCGAGCTGGCAGCCGCCTATGCCGGCAAATCTCCGCAAGACATTCTCAAGCTCGCCTTCGATCTGTTCGGTGACGACCTGTGGATCTCGTTCAGCGGCGCGGAAGATGTCGTGCTGGTTGATATGGCGTGGAAGCTGAACAAGAACGTCAAGGTGTTCAGCCTCGATACAGGTCGTCTTCACAGCGAGACTTACCGTTTTATCGAAAACGTTCGTGAGCACTACGGCCTCTCGATCGAGATCATGACGCCGGACCCTGCCCTGCTGCAGCCGCTGGTCAACGAAAAAGGGTTGTTCAGCTTCTACCGCGACGGCCATGGTGAATGCTGCGGCATCCGCAAGATTGAGCCGCTTAGACGAAAATTGGCCGGTGTCCGGGCATGGGCCACAGGCCAGCGGCGGGATCAAAGTCCAGGCACACGCAGCCAGGTATCGGTACTGGAAATCGACACTGCCTTCTCGACGCCCGAACACACCCTCTACAAATTCAATCCGCTCGCGCAGATGACCAGCGAAGAAGTCTGGGGCTATATCCGCATGCTCGAAGTGCCATACAACAGCCTGCATGAACGCGGTTTCATCAGTATCGGTTGTGAACCATGCACACGCCCGGTATTACCGAGCCAGCACGAGCGTGAGGGACGTTGGTGGTGGGAGGAGTCGACGCAAAAGGAATGCGGTCTGCACGCCGGCAACCTCATCGCGAGGGCTTGA
- a CDS encoding inactive transglutaminase family protein, whose translation MRALTLHLKILILLLVTLGIAITAYQVFILGIPITEDETDDLWNIDAKVEFQANPREPVKLQMYVPPLNQEFVSLNESFISNNYGVSINRADGNRRVTWSARRVNGNQTLYYRLVLTRRYSGEQTKATGPIFRDSLPVEGAEKIAAEALLSPIRQHSADVETFISEAIKRVNNANDDNVKLLLGGDSATANKARVIELLLSIAHVPMERVHTVRLTADVAQTPELWLRSFNGDKWLYFNPETGEQGLPKDRLIWWTGDEPLMTLEGGRNAQVTFTLNSSEMNAIRLAKLTDENTDADFLEYSLYGLPLQTQQTYQIMIMIPIGVLVILILRNLGGLQTLGTFTPVLIALAFRETQIGFGIILFTVITALGLSLRSYLEHLKLQMLPRLSVVLTFVVVLIAVISLFSHKLGLERGLSVSLFPMVILTMTIERLSITWEERGGGHAFKVAVGTLIAASLSFMLMNIPELTYFIFTFPAVLLIMVGFMLAMGRYRGYRLTELFRFKAFLKD comes from the coding sequence ATGCGCGCCCTGACTTTGCATCTAAAAATCCTGATTCTTCTGCTCGTCACATTGGGCATCGCGATCACGGCATACCAAGTCTTCATTCTTGGCATTCCAATTACCGAAGATGAAACGGATGACCTATGGAACATCGATGCGAAAGTCGAATTTCAGGCCAACCCGCGCGAGCCGGTGAAGCTGCAGATGTACGTTCCACCGCTCAACCAGGAATTCGTCAGCCTCAACGAAAGCTTCATATCCAACAACTACGGCGTGAGTATCAACCGCGCTGACGGCAACCGCCGCGTCACGTGGTCGGCACGGCGCGTCAACGGCAACCAGACCCTCTACTACCGTCTGGTCCTGACCCGGCGCTACAGCGGCGAGCAAACCAAGGCGACCGGCCCCATTTTCCGGGACAGCCTGCCAGTCGAAGGGGCCGAAAAAATCGCGGCCGAGGCATTGCTATCGCCGATCCGCCAGCACTCGGCCGACGTCGAGACATTTATCAGTGAAGCCATCAAGCGCGTAAACAACGCCAACGACGATAATGTGAAGTTGCTGCTTGGTGGCGACTCCGCTACCGCGAACAAAGCGCGCGTCATCGAGTTGCTGTTGTCCATCGCCCACGTGCCGATGGAGCGGGTGCATACCGTACGGCTAACGGCTGACGTCGCACAGACGCCAGAGCTCTGGTTGCGCAGTTTCAACGGTGACAAATGGCTGTACTTCAACCCAGAGACCGGCGAACAGGGCCTGCCGAAAGATCGCTTGATCTGGTGGACCGGCGACGAGCCGCTGATGACACTCGAAGGCGGGCGCAACGCGCAGGTCACCTTCACGCTTAACAGCAGCGAGATGAACGCCATCCGCCTGGCCAAGCTGACCGACGAGAATACGGACGCGGACTTCCTCGAATATTCGTTGTACGGCCTGCCGCTGCAAACGCAGCAGACCTACCAGATCATGATCATGATCCCGATCGGCGTGCTGGTGATCCTGATCCTGCGCAACCTTGGTGGCTTGCAGACGCTGGGTACGTTCACCCCCGTACTGATCGCTCTCGCCTTCCGTGAAACCCAGATCGGCTTCGGCATCATTCTCTTTACCGTGATCACAGCGTTAGGCCTGTCGCTGCGCTCGTATCTCGAACACCTGAAGTTGCAGATGCTGCCGCGGCTATCGGTCGTACTCACGTTCGTCGTGGTGCTGATTGCAGTGATCAGCTTGTTCAGCCACAAGCTTGGGCTCGAGCGTGGATTGTCCGTGTCGCTGTTCCCGATGGTGATCCTGACCATGACCATTGAACGCCTCTCCATCACCTGGGAAGAGCGCGGGGGCGGCCATGCGTTCAAGGTGGCGGTGGGCACGCTGATAGCGGCCAGCCTGTCGTTCATGCTGATGAACATCCCAGAGCTGACCTACTTCATCTTTACCTTCCCGGCGGTCCTGCTGATCATGGTGGGCTTCATGCTGGCGATGGGTCGCTACCGCGGCTACCGCCTGACCGAGCTGTTCCGCTTCAAAGCCTTTCTGAAGGATTGA